A portion of the Zymoseptoria tritici IPO323 chromosome 8, whole genome shotgun sequence genome contains these proteins:
- the LYS9 gene encoding LYS9, Saccharopine dehydrogenase, lysine biosynthesis pathway (Saccharopine dehydrogenase (NADP+, L-glutamate-forming); catalyzes the formation of saccharopine from alpha-aminoadipate 6-semialdehyde, which is the seventh step in lysine biosynthesis pathway) — protein MAHKVLLLGAGFVTRPTAVELDKAGVQVTVACRTLESAKKLAEGLKHATAISVDVNNSEALEKEISKNDLVISLIPYTFHAQVIKAAINQKKNVVTTSYVSEAMMALDKEAKDAGITVFNEIGLDPGLDHLYAVKTISEVHKAGGKITGFLSYCGGLPAPESSDNPLGYKFSWSPRGVLLAARNTATFYKDGKVDTVSGTDLMSTAKPYFIYPGYAFEAYPNRDSTPFRERYNIPEAQTLIRGTLRYQGNPAFVQTFQDLGMLSDKEHDFLKSPISWKEAFGKIVGASSHGEEDLAWAVSSKTKFRSNEDKERILAGLRWFGLFSDDKIEPRGTPLDCLCATLEKKMQYTEGERDFVMLQHKFEIEWADGKKETRTSTLCDYGEKEGSGGYSAMARLVGVPCAVAVLLILKGEIKDKGILAPVTPELAEPIRLELLKYGIELTEKTLA, from the exons ATGGCTCA caaagtcctcctcctcggagCTGGTTTCGTCACTCGCCCGACCGCCGTCGAGCTGGACAAGGCCGGCGTGCAGGTCACAGTTG CCTGCCGCACTCTCGAATCCGCCAAGAAGCTCGCCGAAGGCCTCAAGCACGCCACCGCCATCTCTGTCGACGTCAACAACAGCGAGGCtctcgagaaggagatcagCAAGAACGATCTGGTCATCTCTCTCATCCCCTACACCTTCCACGCCCAGGTCATCAAGGCTGCCATCAACCAGAAGAAGAATGTCGTGACTACCTCTTACGTCTCCGAGGCCATGATGGCTCTCGATAAGGAGGCCAAGGACGCTGGCATCACAGTCTTCAACGAGATCGGTCTCGATCCCGGTCTCGATCACCTGTACGCCGTCAAGACCATCTCAGAAGTCCACAAGGCTGGAGGCAAAATCACTGGTTTCCTCTCCTACTGTGGTGGTCTGCCCGCGCCTGAGTCCTCCGACAACCCTCTCGGCTACAAATTCTCTTGGTCGCCTCGTGgtgtcctcctcgccgcccgCAACACCGCCACGTTCTACAAGGACGGCAAAGTCGACACCGTCTCCGGCACAGATCTCATGTCTACTGCCAAGCCTTACTTCATCTACCCTGGCTACGCTTTCGAGGCATACCCCAATCGCGACTCTACACCCTTCCGCGAGCGCTACAACATCCCAGAGGCTCAAACCCTCATCCGAGGAACTCTCCGCTACCAAGGCAACCCAGCCTTCGTCCAGACCTTCCAAGATCTCGGCATGCTCTCCGACAAGGAACACGACTTCCTCAAGTCTCCCATCTCCTGGAAAGAGGCATTCGGCAAGATCGTCGGCGCTTCCTCTCATGGCGAAGAGGACCTCGCCTGGGCCGTCAGCTCCAAGACCAAGTTCCGCAGCAACGAAGACAAGGAGCGCATCCTCGCCGGTCTGCGCTGGTTCGGCCTCTTTTCGGATGACAAGATTGAGCCGAGAGGTACTCCCCTCGACTGCCTGTGTGCTACtctcgagaagaagatgcagtACACGGAGGGTGAGCGCGACTTTGTCATGCTGCAGCACAAGTTCGAGATTGAATGGGCGGACGGcaagaaggagacgaggacgagcACTCTCTGCGATTACGGCGAGAAGGAGGGCAGTGGCGGGTACAGCGCCATGGCGAGATTGGTCGGTGTGCCGTGTGCGGTCGCTGTGTTGTTGATCTTGAAGGGTGAGATCAAGGACAAGGGTATCCTCGCGCCGGTCACGCCTGAGTTGGCCGAGCCGATTCGGTTGGAGTTGTTGAAGTATGGGATTGAGTTGACGGAGAAGACTTTGGCTTAG